One Caulobacter segnis genomic window carries:
- a CDS encoding response regulator, whose translation MTTAQILLVDDEPQLVRALTPALKAAGYAVSVADGGQAALAHLAREGCDAVILDLGLPDMDGKAVITRIREWSEVPIVVLSARDLEQEKIAALDLGADDFVNKPFGVGELLARLRAAMRGRDRRFSARARFRCGDLEINFADRRVSVLGEEVRLTPREYDLLRSLARYAGRVVTHRQLMTAVWGADAQVDAQFVRVLVGQVRQKIEEEPASPRLLLTEPGLGYRLAPEDEP comes from the coding sequence ATGACCACCGCCCAGATCCTGCTGGTCGACGACGAGCCGCAACTGGTGCGGGCCCTGACGCCGGCGCTCAAGGCGGCGGGCTACGCCGTGTCGGTCGCCGACGGCGGCCAGGCCGCCCTGGCCCACCTGGCGCGCGAGGGCTGCGACGCGGTGATCCTCGATCTTGGCCTGCCCGACATGGACGGCAAGGCGGTGATCACGCGCATCCGCGAATGGTCCGAGGTGCCGATCGTCGTGCTTTCGGCCCGAGACCTGGAGCAGGAGAAGATCGCCGCCCTCGATCTCGGCGCCGACGACTTCGTCAACAAGCCGTTCGGCGTCGGCGAACTGCTGGCGCGGCTGCGGGCGGCCATGCGCGGCCGCGACCGCCGCTTCTCGGCCCGCGCCCGCTTCCGGTGCGGCGACCTGGAGATCAACTTCGCCGACCGCCGCGTCTCGGTGCTGGGCGAGGAGGTCCGCCTGACGCCGCGCGAGTACGACCTGCTGCGCAGCCTGGCGCGCTACGCCGGCCGGGTGGTCACCCACCGCCAGCTGATGACCGCCGTCTGGGGCGCCGACGCCCAGGTCGACGCCCAGTTCGTCCGCGTGCTGGTCGGCCAGGTCCGCCAGAAGATCGAGGAGGAGCCGGCCTCGCCCCGGCTGCTGCTGACCGAGCCGGGGCTGGGCTATCGCCTGGCGCCCGAGGACGAGCCCTAG